The proteins below are encoded in one region of Limnochorda pilosa:
- a CDS encoding DUF4384 domain-containing protein — protein MRRWPIALLLAWVLVGLAWTAWVVPGYAIEGGEGADQVAPAPVAPERVAPESIIVQPKPGDVKVYIDTDRRSYDIGDTVEIRFRVSEPSYVYIYNQDARGTVRLIFPNRFDRDNHVGAGEHWLPGAGYRFRVEGPGGTEYLQILATRSRVSRLDWSDSMRDPFPLLGDDPLRVKEEVRGFLRVVPEREWSSAWTWFEVGRPSPPPPPRQRTGWVRVNSEPPWVPVYVDGRYLGTTPLREELGVGGHWVEVRADGYRTARRWVYVQPGQLTPVFFQLEPQ, from the coding sequence GTGCGCCGTTGGCCCATCGCCCTCCTGCTCGCCTGGGTCCTGGTGGGGCTCGCCTGGACCGCCTGGGTCGTGCCCGGCTACGCCATCGAAGGCGGCGAAGGGGCGGACCAGGTCGCGCCGGCCCCGGTGGCGCCCGAGCGGGTCGCCCCCGAGAGCATCATCGTTCAGCCCAAGCCAGGAGACGTCAAGGTTTACATCGACACGGACCGCAGGAGCTACGACATCGGCGACACCGTGGAGATCCGTTTCCGGGTGAGCGAGCCCTCGTACGTCTACATCTACAATCAGGACGCCCGGGGTACCGTTCGCCTCATCTTTCCCAATCGCTTCGACCGCGACAACCACGTGGGCGCCGGCGAGCACTGGCTGCCCGGAGCCGGCTACCGATTTCGGGTGGAAGGGCCCGGGGGAACCGAGTACCTGCAGATCCTGGCCACCCGCAGCCGGGTCTCCCGGTTGGACTGGAGCGACTCCATGCGGGACCCCTTCCCCCTCCTGGGCGACGATCCGCTGCGCGTGAAGGAGGAGGTGCGGGGCTTCCTCCGGGTGGTGCCGGAGCGGGAATGGTCCAGCGCCTGGACCTGGTTCGAGGTGGGCCGGCCGTCGCCGCCCCCGCCACCCCGGCAGCGCACGGGGTGGGTGCGGGTGAACAGCGAGCCGCCCTGGGTCCCGGTCTACGTGGACGGCCGCTACCTGGGCACCACGCCGCTGCGTGAGGAGCTGGGGGTCGGCGGCCACTGGGTGGAGGTCCGGGCCGATGGATACCGCACGGCCCGCCGCTGGGTGTACGTGCAGCCGGGGCAGCTGACACCGGTCTTCTTCCAGCTCGAGCCGCAGTGA
- a CDS encoding alpha/beta fold hydrolase, with protein MTNGSLARSYLNKASARLRALDVLMEQKDYSDVVREAQELRGDREILARGTRWSYREVEGDEPVAVFLHAFPLQKAMWEPVLEALEGRARAVALDLPGFGSSASLPAEPTMDAYADATAGFLDALGIGQAILCGLSMGGYLAFALWRRHRERVAGLVLADTRAGADTAQARQGRYDLVARLELQGARAAAEQFLPNLVGPTTRGRRPELLEHLEGWILANSPQGMAAAARAMAERPDSTDLLAGIDVPALVVVGEEDGLTPPEEAERMAGAIPGATLARIPQAGHLSALEQPGPFNSVLIGFLDRFRAGG; from the coding sequence ATGACGAACGGGAGCCTCGCGCGGAGCTACCTGAACAAGGCGTCAGCCCGTCTTCGGGCACTGGACGTCCTGATGGAGCAGAAGGATTACTCGGACGTGGTCCGGGAAGCCCAGGAGCTTCGCGGTGACCGGGAGATCCTGGCCAGGGGGACACGCTGGAGCTACCGTGAGGTCGAGGGGGACGAGCCGGTCGCGGTCTTCCTCCACGCGTTCCCCCTGCAGAAGGCCATGTGGGAGCCGGTGCTGGAAGCGCTGGAGGGCCGCGCGCGGGCCGTCGCGCTGGACCTCCCAGGCTTCGGAAGCAGCGCGTCCCTTCCGGCCGAGCCCACCATGGACGCCTACGCTGACGCGACCGCCGGCTTCCTGGACGCGCTCGGAATCGGGCAGGCGATCCTCTGCGGCCTCTCCATGGGCGGATACCTGGCCTTCGCCCTCTGGCGGCGCCACCGGGAACGGGTCGCTGGCCTGGTCCTGGCCGACACCCGGGCTGGCGCCGACACCGCCCAGGCCCGGCAGGGCCGCTACGACCTCGTCGCCCGCCTGGAGCTCCAGGGCGCCCGGGCCGCCGCCGAGCAGTTCCTCCCGAACCTGGTGGGGCCCACCACCCGAGGCCGCCGGCCGGAGCTCCTGGAGCACCTGGAGGGCTGGATCCTCGCCAACTCGCCCCAAGGGATGGCGGCCGCCGCCCGGGCCATGGCCGAACGGCCCGATTCCACTGACCTCCTGGCCGGCATCGACGTTCCCGCCTTGGTGGTGGTGGGCGAGGAAGACGGCCTCACGCCGCCTGAAGAGGCCGAGCGGATGGCCGGCGCGATCCCCGGGGCGACGCTTGCGCGCATCCCGCAGGCGGGCCACCTGAGCGCGCTGGAGCAGCCCGGCCCCTTCAACTCGGTGCTGATCGGCTTCCTCGATCGGTTCCGTGCGGGCGGCTGA
- the dusB gene encoding tRNA dihydrouridine synthase DusB, translating into MRQAIMDHRTDPARTDRGLAQAAAGRHAPGGLLRPLAIGSVTLAHPVVLAPMAGVGNLAFRLLCREQGAAMVCSEFVSARALVLGNRRSFDMLRTHPDEHPVSIQIFGSEPVEAAEAARRVEAAGADVVDFNMGCPVPKVLKAQAGVALMREPERAAAILGAMVRAVSIPVTVKMRAGWDEETINVVDLARRLEGVGVAAIAVHGRTRTQGRSGRVRWEWIQAVKEALSIPVIGNGDLFAPQDVERMLLETGCDGAMIARGALGNPWIFRRSLHYLQTGEVLPEPTPEERVSMARRHLRLLADLKGEHTACLQMREHAPHYLKGFPGASGYRARIVRAATLAEYDRIFADVLEAAGAAES; encoded by the coding sequence GTGCGCCAGGCCATCATGGATCATCGAACGGATCCCGCCCGAACGGATCGGGGCCTCGCGCAGGCGGCTGCGGGGAGGCACGCGCCTGGAGGCCTCCTCCGCCCGCTCGCCATCGGCTCCGTGACGCTCGCGCACCCGGTGGTGCTCGCGCCCATGGCGGGGGTGGGCAACCTGGCCTTCCGCCTCCTCTGCCGCGAGCAGGGCGCGGCCATGGTCTGCTCCGAGTTCGTCAGCGCCCGGGCCCTGGTGCTGGGGAACCGGCGGAGCTTCGACATGCTCCGCACCCACCCCGACGAGCACCCGGTGAGCATCCAGATCTTCGGCTCGGAACCCGTGGAGGCGGCCGAGGCGGCGCGGCGGGTGGAGGCGGCCGGGGCCGACGTGGTCGACTTCAACATGGGCTGCCCCGTGCCCAAGGTGCTGAAGGCCCAGGCGGGCGTGGCGCTCATGCGGGAGCCCGAGCGGGCGGCGGCCATCCTGGGCGCGATGGTGCGGGCGGTCTCCATCCCGGTGACGGTCAAGATGCGGGCGGGCTGGGACGAGGAGACCATCAACGTGGTGGACCTGGCCCGGCGCCTGGAGGGCGTGGGCGTGGCCGCCATCGCCGTCCACGGGCGAACCCGCACCCAGGGACGCTCGGGCCGGGTCCGGTGGGAGTGGATCCAGGCTGTGAAGGAAGCCCTCTCCATCCCCGTCATCGGCAACGGCGACCTCTTCGCGCCCCAGGACGTGGAGCGGATGCTGCTCGAGACCGGCTGCGACGGGGCCATGATCGCCCGGGGCGCGCTGGGGAACCCGTGGATCTTCCGCCGGAGCCTGCACTACCTGCAGACGGGCGAGGTGCTGCCTGAACCGACGCCTGAGGAACGGGTGTCCATGGCCCGGCGCCACCTGCGCCTGCTGGCCGACCTGAAGGGCGAGCACACCGCCTGCCTCCAGATGCGGGAGCATGCCCCCCACTACCTGAAGGGCTTCCCCGGCGCCTCGGGGTACCGGGCTCGCATCGTGCGGGCCGCCACCCTGGCCGAGTACGACCGGATCTTCGCCGACGTCCTGGAGGCGGCCGGGGCGGCAGAGAGCTGA
- a CDS encoding molybdopterin-dependent oxidoreductase, giving the protein MSGDHERQAPREAARRRERSQRPKDAGGPVHREPAVGEVVTWDRLFSRRRFLKAGVTSAAALALGMRYGLPGLAGDTATAAAGPLGTAAVGTEREVYTLCEMCVWRCGVKARVRDGRVVKLEGNPDHPNSRGRLCPRGNAGLQVLYDPDRLRFPMIRAGERGSGLWRRVSWEEALDYTAEQMQRIKERYGPEAMIVSSTHNLSQPYFENLLKAYGTPNYGTQRSLCFNAMTMAFLFTYGIAQPPADLRNARYAIFTGRNLAEAISNSETQDFVEMVNRGAKVVVLDPRFTKSAAMASEWLPVRPGTDLAFFLALLQVMISEGLYDRAFVEKHTVGLDELARAVAGYTPEWAEGWCEVPAATIRRIAREFAAAAPHAVAHPGWRTSNFVNSFQTERAIAVLNALAGNWNVPGGLLPEDGEEGGPELGTLAQPPYPAVRAPRLDGVPWKHPLVPLKYGSYQEIRDAVLSGQPYQAHGWLVSRQNPILSISERAKTLRAFEKLDFIGVIDVIPNDTAYFADVILPESTYLERYDPLTTAGGKVFIRQPVVEPLHDTRSALWIFKELGRRLGLADYFPYEDEEDLLCTQLAPYPVSLQELKARGSYQPPEGERPDPFHFHTTSGKIELASSLLARVGEPPVPTWQEPPRPPQGHSYLLTGKVAQHSQMGTQNNRWLTEIADDNPLWLHPSAARRLGVKTGDLVKVESGAGRVLVRCQVTEGIRPDCVYLTPGFGHISAALRNAFRRGVSDSALHVSITDPVTGSQALSETFVSVSRPTAEDLRQAEEASRPASLAQAAAATVTAAATPAGGTALAGPGRGTQGGNARG; this is encoded by the coding sequence ATGAGCGGCGATCACGAGCGGCAAGCGCCGCGGGAGGCGGCGCGGCGCCGGGAGCGTTCGCAGCGGCCGAAGGATGCGGGCGGCCCGGTGCACCGGGAGCCGGCGGTCGGGGAGGTCGTCACCTGGGACCGGCTCTTCTCCCGCCGCCGCTTCCTCAAGGCGGGCGTCACCTCCGCGGCCGCGCTGGCGCTGGGGATGCGCTACGGCCTGCCGGGGTTGGCCGGCGACACCGCCACGGCCGCGGCGGGTCCGTTGGGCACGGCCGCCGTGGGCACGGAGCGGGAGGTCTACACCCTCTGCGAGATGTGCGTCTGGCGCTGCGGGGTGAAGGCCCGGGTGCGGGACGGGCGGGTAGTGAAGCTCGAGGGTAACCCGGACCACCCCAACAGCCGGGGCCGCCTCTGCCCCCGGGGGAACGCCGGCCTGCAGGTTCTCTACGACCCGGACCGGCTCCGCTTCCCCATGATCCGGGCGGGCGAGCGGGGCTCGGGGCTCTGGCGGCGGGTTTCCTGGGAGGAGGCGCTCGACTACACCGCCGAGCAGATGCAGCGCATCAAGGAGCGCTACGGCCCCGAGGCCATGATCGTCAGCTCCACCCACAACCTCTCCCAGCCCTACTTCGAGAACCTGCTGAAGGCCTACGGCACCCCCAACTACGGCACCCAGCGGAGCCTTTGCTTCAACGCCATGACCATGGCCTTCCTCTTCACCTACGGCATCGCCCAGCCGCCGGCGGACCTGCGGAACGCCCGCTACGCCATCTTCACGGGGCGGAACCTGGCCGAGGCCATCAGCAACTCCGAAACCCAGGACTTCGTGGAGATGGTCAACCGGGGCGCCAAGGTGGTGGTGCTGGACCCCCGATTCACCAAGTCCGCCGCCATGGCCTCCGAGTGGCTGCCCGTTCGCCCCGGGACCGACCTGGCCTTCTTCCTGGCGCTGCTGCAGGTCATGATCTCGGAAGGGCTGTACGACCGGGCCTTTGTGGAGAAGCACACGGTCGGCCTCGACGAGCTGGCCCGGGCGGTGGCGGGCTACACCCCCGAGTGGGCCGAGGGATGGTGCGAGGTGCCGGCCGCCACCATCCGCCGCATCGCCCGGGAGTTCGCGGCGGCCGCGCCCCATGCGGTGGCCCACCCCGGATGGCGGACCTCCAACTTCGTCAACTCCTTCCAGACCGAGCGGGCCATCGCGGTGCTCAACGCGCTGGCAGGCAACTGGAACGTCCCGGGCGGCCTGCTTCCCGAGGACGGCGAGGAGGGCGGCCCCGAGCTGGGCACCCTTGCCCAGCCGCCCTACCCGGCGGTGCGGGCGCCCCGGCTCGACGGCGTGCCCTGGAAACACCCGCTGGTGCCGCTCAAGTACGGCTCCTACCAGGAGATCCGGGACGCGGTGCTGAGCGGTCAGCCCTACCAGGCCCACGGGTGGCTGGTGAGCCGGCAGAACCCCATCCTCTCCATCTCCGAGCGGGCCAAGACCCTGCGGGCCTTCGAGAAGCTGGACTTCATAGGCGTCATCGACGTGATCCCCAACGACACCGCCTACTTCGCCGACGTCATCCTTCCCGAGTCCACCTATCTGGAGCGCTACGACCCCCTCACCACCGCCGGTGGGAAGGTCTTCATCCGCCAGCCGGTCGTCGAGCCGCTCCACGACACCCGCTCGGCTCTCTGGATCTTCAAGGAGCTGGGCCGGCGGCTGGGGCTGGCCGACTACTTCCCCTACGAGGACGAGGAGGACCTGCTCTGCACCCAGCTCGCCCCCTACCCCGTGAGCCTCCAGGAGCTGAAGGCCCGGGGCTCCTACCAGCCGCCCGAAGGCGAGCGGCCCGATCCCTTCCACTTCCACACCACCTCGGGGAAGATCGAGCTGGCCTCCTCGCTGCTGGCCCGGGTGGGCGAGCCTCCGGTCCCCACCTGGCAGGAGCCGCCCCGCCCGCCCCAGGGCCACTCCTACCTGCTCACGGGAAAGGTGGCCCAGCACAGCCAGATGGGCACCCAGAACAACCGCTGGCTCACCGAGATCGCCGACGACAACCCCCTCTGGCTCCATCCCTCCGCCGCCCGGCGCCTGGGCGTGAAGACGGGCGACCTGGTCAAGGTGGAGAGCGGGGCCGGCCGGGTGCTGGTCCGCTGCCAGGTGACCGAGGGCATCCGACCCGACTGTGTCTACCTGACGCCGGGCTTCGGCCACATCAGCGCCGCCCTGAGGAACGCCTTCCGGCGGGGCGTGAGCGACTCGGCCCTGCACGTCTCCATCACGGACCCCGTTACCGGCTCCCAGGCCCTGAGCGAGACCTTCGTGAGCGTGAGCCGTCCGACGGCTGAGGACCTCCGCCAGGCCGAGGAGGCCTCCCGGCCGGCGAGCCTGGCGCAGGCGGCCGCCGCGACCGTGACGGCTGCCGCGACCCCCGCCGGCGGGACGGCCCTGGCGGGGCCGGGCCGCGGGACGCAAGGGGGGAACGCCCGTGGCTGA
- the nrfD gene encoding NrfD/PsrC family molybdoenzyme membrane anchor subunit gives MTSEPEWGWLIVLYLFLAGLGAGAFVFAAAAALRDPAAYRRLGAWGAYLAPWPVAVGTGFLLLDLGRPFAAFWLFSRWRLASPMSWGVWLLTLFILLALAHGYLWLPERLRPRSPARPLRLRRRLAQVGIPLGLGVAVYTALLLGAAMRPLWQSPLLAPVFLVSAVSTGVASLMTLGSLGPAARAGGWNQAEKHLLLRWDAALIATEIFLVALLVLYGLMGPAPVEASVAAWLAGPLAPLFWVGLVLAGLAAPLALEWGELRGIRLPRAAARWLPALSGTLVLVGGLVLRYLVVYGGQRVGWWG, from the coding sequence ATGACGAGCGAACCCGAGTGGGGCTGGCTGATCGTCCTCTACCTCTTCCTGGCGGGGCTCGGCGCGGGCGCCTTCGTCTTCGCGGCGGCCGCCGCCCTGCGGGACCCGGCCGCCTACCGGCGGCTGGGCGCCTGGGGCGCGTATCTGGCCCCCTGGCCCGTGGCGGTGGGCACAGGCTTCCTCCTCCTGGACCTGGGACGGCCCTTCGCGGCCTTCTGGCTCTTCAGCCGCTGGCGGCTGGCCTCGCCCATGTCGTGGGGTGTCTGGCTGCTCACCCTCTTCATCCTGCTGGCCTTGGCCCACGGCTACCTCTGGCTCCCCGAGCGACTCCGCCCGCGGAGCCCGGCCCGGCCTCTGCGGCTGCGGAGGCGCCTGGCGCAGGTGGGGATCCCCCTGGGCCTCGGGGTGGCCGTCTACACCGCCCTGCTCCTGGGCGCCGCCATGCGGCCGCTGTGGCAGAGCCCGCTCCTGGCGCCTGTCTTCCTGGTATCGGCCGTCTCCACGGGCGTGGCGTCCCTGATGACGCTTGGGTCTCTCGGGCCCGCCGCACGGGCGGGGGGCTGGAACCAAGCGGAGAAGCACCTGCTCCTCCGCTGGGACGCCGCCCTCATCGCCACCGAGATCTTCCTGGTGGCGCTGCTGGTCCTCTACGGGCTGATGGGCCCTGCGCCCGTGGAGGCGTCGGTGGCGGCCTGGTTGGCCGGCCCCCTCGCCCCCCTCTTCTGGGTGGGGCTGGTGCTGGCGGGCCTGGCCGCACCCCTGGCGCTCGAGTGGGGCGAGCTGCGGGGCATACGGCTGCCCCGGGCCGCGGCCCGGTGGCTGCCCGCCCTCAGCGGCACACTGGTACTGGTGGGCGGGCTGGTGCTTCGCTACCTGGTGGTCTACGGCGGGCAGCGGGTGGGCTGGTGGGGATGA
- a CDS encoding cytochrome c3 family protein, which yields MLEHRPSARAGSTAARRDGRPPRSSLGTWLPCLVPLAGVLLAVAWGRGLDDPILWPLDAASYEVDAACGASSSSCKTCHETRGAMPVSHLGEWHEDHAFGDFCEFCHGGVVTETTASAAHQGMWQPLADPATSCATCHMTDLNARVDVYATALGITPGGSKAGGTPASMPGGPEDAVDDAPARSEGTRADAAGSGSPAPAEGSATDGRRAAYAGPAGGWGPSMVALPISGDVDLIDFRLPPGPGRISPGNLLLVILNLLAAAGLGTYGYLHRRARRQGTRTQRFEAGIASSAEVAQGKAGSTQHPVAAAGTGNGTHSGSTPQQLDPDLLPLARLLARAHPRTLRALEALLERGEEGELLLRRVAGLDPEVLERLRRLPVDELALLLTLARAKEVS from the coding sequence GTGCTCGAGCACCGGCCTTCCGCACGGGCCGGCTCCACGGCCGCCCGGCGTGACGGCAGACCACCACGATCTTCGCTGGGTACCTGGCTTCCTTGTCTCGTTCCGCTGGCGGGCGTCCTGCTCGCCGTCGCCTGGGGCCGTGGGCTGGACGATCCGATCCTCTGGCCGCTGGACGCCGCGTCCTACGAGGTCGACGCCGCTTGCGGCGCCTCTTCCTCTTCGTGCAAGACCTGCCACGAGACCCGGGGAGCGATGCCCGTCTCGCACCTGGGTGAGTGGCACGAAGACCACGCCTTCGGCGACTTCTGCGAGTTCTGCCACGGCGGGGTGGTGACGGAGACCACCGCCTCCGCCGCCCACCAGGGGATGTGGCAGCCGCTGGCCGACCCCGCCACCTCGTGCGCCACCTGCCACATGACGGACCTGAACGCACGCGTCGACGTCTATGCGACGGCTCTCGGCATCACGCCGGGCGGATCCAAGGCGGGTGGGACGCCCGCGAGCATGCCCGGTGGGCCGGAGGATGCTGTGGACGACGCGCCGGCACGCAGCGAGGGTACGCGGGCGGACGCTGCCGGAAGCGGCTCCCCCGCCCCAGCCGAGGGTTCGGCAACCGACGGGCGCAGAGCTGCCTATGCTGGGCCGGCCGGCGGATGGGGCCCCTCGATGGTGGCACTCCCCATCTCGGGCGACGTCGACCTCATCGACTTTCGGCTGCCGCCGGGCCCGGGGCGCATCAGCCCCGGCAACCTGCTGCTGGTGATCCTCAACCTGCTCGCCGCCGCGGGGCTGGGCACCTACGGCTACCTGCATCGGCGCGCCCGGCGGCAGGGCACCCGGACCCAGCGGTTCGAGGCGGGCATCGCCAGTAGCGCCGAGGTTGCCCAAGGGAAGGCCGGGTCAACCCAGCACCCTGTGGCTGCCGCAGGCACGGGCAACGGCACCCACAGCGGCAGCACCCCACAGCAGCTCGACCCGGACCTGCTCCCACTCGCCCGGCTCCTGGCCCGGGCGCACCCGCGCACCCTCCGGGCGCTGGAAGCGCTGCTGGAGCGGGGCGAGGAGGGCGAGCTCCTCCTCCGGCGGGTGGCGGGGCTGGATCCTGAGGTGCTGGAGCGGCTGCGACGCCTCCCCGTCGACGAGCTGGCCCTGCTCCTCACCCTGGCGCGCGCCAAGGAGGTGTCGTGA
- a CDS encoding YeeE/YedE thiosulfate transporter family protein — protein sequence MQTLLALLFGFAFGFLLQRAGLSRYKNIVNVFLLKDMTVLKFMMSAMATGMVGIFLFRDLGLLELQVNETYVVGNLLGGAIFGIGMALAGFCPGTVVAGAGQGSLDYLLPGMLGFLGGAVLFGATYTQVFRPVHAMANLGGPTLASLWNVQPWLVILLFVQASVGLFLFLEAKKL from the coding sequence GTGCAGACGCTCCTCGCGCTCCTCTTCGGCTTCGCCTTCGGGTTCCTGCTGCAGCGGGCGGGGCTCTCACGGTACAAGAACATCGTCAACGTCTTCCTCCTCAAGGACATGACCGTGCTCAAGTTCATGATGAGCGCCATGGCCACGGGCATGGTGGGGATCTTCCTCTTCCGGGACCTGGGACTGCTGGAGCTCCAGGTGAACGAGACCTATGTGGTGGGGAACCTGCTGGGCGGCGCCATCTTCGGCATCGGCATGGCGCTGGCCGGCTTCTGCCCCGGCACCGTGGTGGCGGGCGCCGGCCAGGGCAGCCTGGACTACCTGCTGCCCGGCATGCTGGGCTTCCTCGGGGGGGCCGTCCTCTTCGGGGCCACCTACACCCAGGTCTTCCGCCCCGTCCACGCCATGGCCAACCTGGGTGGACCCACCCTCGCGAGCCTGTGGAACGTGCAGCCGTGGCTGGTGATCCTCCTCTTCGTCCAGGCAAGCGTGGGACTCTTCCTCTTCCTGGAGGCGAAGAAGCTATGA
- a CDS encoding QcrA and Rieske domain-containing protein, giving the protein MTRRSFLGRAWRAGAALGTSLLALPLVRFASWQAGPAQAAVRAGPASAFPPGSRLPVAGQPLWIVHEAGGDLAAVLGRCTHLGCPLESDPSSGGWRCPCHGSRFDPSGAAVHGPATRPLPHAALWEEDGVLWADPAHPVPAGTRLRLEEGGA; this is encoded by the coding sequence ATGACCCGGCGCTCCTTCCTGGGCAGGGCGTGGCGGGCGGGTGCGGCCCTGGGCACCTCCCTCCTCGCGCTCCCTCTCGTCCGCTTCGCTAGCTGGCAGGCGGGTCCGGCCCAGGCGGCGGTGCGCGCCGGGCCCGCGAGCGCCTTCCCTCCCGGCAGCCGCCTTCCCGTAGCCGGCCAGCCCCTCTGGATCGTCCACGAAGCGGGTGGGGACCTGGCCGCGGTGCTGGGCCGCTGCACCCACCTGGGCTGCCCGCTTGAGTCTGACCCGTCCTCAGGCGGCTGGCGATGCCCCTGCCACGGCAGCCGCTTCGATCCATCGGGCGCCGCCGTGCACGGGCCCGCAACCCGTCCCCTGCCCCACGCGGCCCTGTGGGAAGAGGACGGGGTCCTCTGGGCGGATCCGGCGCATCCGGTGCCGGCGGGGACCCGGCTTCGGCTTGAGGAGGGAGGGGCATGA
- a CDS encoding YeeE/YedE thiosulfate transporter family protein yields MERVQAWLRARSWSPYAAGAGLGVVSTLALLFSNQLLGASGTFETAASGLLKTVGAGLSQSVYFRFLMPPGFTWQVWLLVGVFLGALASSLLSGDFAWEWTPREQWTQVFGPSRWKRWGIAFAGGVLCEYGAGIAGGCTSGLAISGGVQLAPAAFLFVGGLFTTGIVTAHLAYGRKKALVAGRAGQRTTGRTATPRTARPQEGRS; encoded by the coding sequence ATGGAACGAGTGCAGGCCTGGCTACGGGCCCGGAGCTGGTCGCCCTACGCAGCCGGCGCGGGGCTGGGGGTGGTGAGCACCCTGGCGTTGCTCTTCTCCAACCAGCTCCTGGGCGCGTCGGGGACCTTCGAGACGGCGGCCAGCGGGCTCCTGAAGACGGTGGGGGCGGGGCTTTCCCAGAGCGTCTACTTCCGCTTCCTGATGCCGCCGGGCTTCACCTGGCAGGTATGGTTGCTGGTGGGCGTCTTCCTGGGAGCGCTGGCCTCGAGCCTCCTCTCGGGCGACTTCGCCTGGGAGTGGACGCCCCGGGAGCAGTGGACCCAGGTCTTCGGGCCCTCCCGTTGGAAGCGCTGGGGCATCGCCTTCGCCGGTGGCGTCCTCTGCGAGTACGGCGCCGGGATCGCCGGGGGCTGCACCAGCGGGCTGGCCATTTCGGGCGGCGTGCAGCTGGCCCCGGCGGCCTTCCTCTTCGTGGGCGGCCTCTTCACCACCGGCATCGTCACCGCCCACCTGGCATACGGGCGGAAGAAGGCGCTGGTTGCCGGCCGGGCGGGCCAGAGGACGACCGGCCGCACCGCGACCCCGCGCACGGCCCGACCCCAGGAAGGGAGGTCCTGA
- a CDS encoding 4Fe-4S dicluster domain-containing protein — protein sequence MADVKGRRYGFVILTRRCIDCEACQVACRAENQVPLGHSRNWVRSGGVEGAFPDLSLRFEPGNCMHCDHPVCVDVCPTGASHQRADGVVLVDANRCVGCRYCVVSCPYEARFIDEERGLADKCTLCVHRLDRGTPPSCVTTCVGGARWAGDLNDPNSLVSRLLATYPHRQLLTELGTGPAVYYIDAPVPTDDRTGLPSVRGEVRDRLVHAAAKEV from the coding sequence GTGGCTGACGTCAAGGGCCGGCGCTACGGCTTCGTGATCCTCACCCGCCGCTGCATCGACTGCGAGGCCTGCCAGGTGGCCTGCCGGGCCGAGAACCAGGTGCCCCTGGGCCACAGCCGCAACTGGGTGCGCAGCGGGGGGGTGGAGGGTGCCTTCCCCGACCTCTCGCTCCGCTTCGAGCCGGGCAACTGCATGCACTGCGACCACCCCGTCTGCGTGGACGTCTGCCCCACGGGCGCGTCGCACCAGCGGGCCGACGGCGTGGTGCTGGTGGATGCGAACCGGTGCGTGGGCTGCCGGTACTGCGTGGTCTCCTGTCCCTACGAGGCCCGCTTCATCGACGAGGAGCGGGGCCTGGCCGACAAGTGCACCCTCTGCGTCCACCGGCTGGACCGGGGGACCCCGCCTTCGTGCGTCACCACCTGCGTGGGGGGCGCCCGCTGGGCCGGCGACCTGAACGACCCCAACAGCCTGGTCTCGCGGCTCTTGGCCACCTACCCCCACCGGCAGCTCCTGACCGAACTGGGCACGGGTCCGGCGGTCTACTACATCGACGCGCCCGTGCCCACCGACGACCGCACGGGGTTGCCCTCGGTGCGGGGCGAGGTGCGGGATCGGTTGGTGCACGCCGCCGCCAAGGAGGTCTGA